A region from the Mesorhizobium huakuii genome encodes:
- the istA gene encoding IS21 family transposase, with product MSGSHITDQQSRLYMQNRQKHSVPVAAAKSGFSPSTGYRIESDPRPPSEKKAKHERRRPDPLEGIFTEEVVPMLQSAPGLRPVGILRELCKRHPELDSGIRRTLERRIRAWRAIHGGDQDVIFRQVHEPGRMGLSDFTHAPGLKVTIASVTFDYLLYHFRLAYSGFEHAEIVEGGESFAALTSGLQNALWSLGGAPRDHRTDSLSAAFRNLNADTAQDMTDRYEALCAHYGMKASRNNRGVAHENGAVEGSHGDLKRELEDALLLRGTRDFADVTSFAAFIDEVVGQRNARRAREIAIERESLLALPRKRQPEGEDEIVYVTSSGGFTLRRVFYTVPSRLIGHRLRARLFKEHIELFLGGTSLMKLPRVRGQLGPTQHVVNYHHVIHSLRQKPGALPRLGYRDQLFPRDAYRNLYNATMERLPERDACRLTVELLSLAHERNVEAALAHAIQGELDAGTLPTLDGMRARFAPNPACVPQVSVNLGKLVDYDRLIGTRVEVTA from the coding sequence ATGTCCGGCAGTCACATCACGGATCAACAATCGAGGCTCTATATGCAAAATCGCCAGAAGCACAGTGTCCCTGTCGCGGCCGCCAAATCAGGTTTCAGCCCATCCACTGGTTATCGGATCGAATCAGACCCCCGTCCACCAAGCGAGAAGAAGGCCAAACACGAACGACGTCGGCCTGATCCATTGGAAGGGATATTCACCGAAGAGGTGGTTCCCATGCTGCAAAGCGCTCCCGGCTTGCGCCCTGTCGGCATTCTTCGTGAGCTTTGCAAGCGTCATCCCGAGCTCGATTCTGGTATTCGCCGCACACTTGAGCGCCGGATCCGCGCATGGCGCGCGATCCATGGAGGAGATCAGGATGTCATATTCCGGCAGGTTCACGAGCCGGGACGCATGGGGCTGTCGGATTTTACCCATGCACCGGGCCTCAAGGTCACGATCGCCAGCGTGACCTTCGATTACCTGCTCTATCACTTCCGACTTGCATACAGTGGATTCGAGCATGCCGAGATTGTCGAAGGCGGCGAGAGTTTTGCCGCGCTGACAAGTGGTTTGCAGAACGCCCTTTGGTCTCTCGGCGGCGCGCCGCGCGATCACCGCACGGACAGTCTTTCGGCTGCATTCCGCAATCTCAATGCCGATACCGCACAGGACATGACAGATCGGTATGAAGCGCTTTGCGCCCATTACGGCATGAAGGCCAGCCGCAACAATCGCGGCGTCGCCCACGAGAACGGCGCGGTCGAAGGATCCCATGGCGATCTGAAGCGGGAACTGGAAGATGCTCTTCTCCTGCGCGGAACGCGTGACTTTGCGGACGTCACCAGTTTTGCCGCCTTCATCGACGAGGTTGTCGGCCAGCGCAATGCCCGTCGGGCCAGGGAGATCGCCATTGAGCGCGAAAGCCTGCTGGCGCTGCCGCGCAAGCGCCAGCCCGAAGGCGAAGACGAGATCGTCTACGTCACCAGCAGTGGAGGGTTTACCCTTCGCCGGGTCTTCTACACCGTTCCTTCACGGCTGATCGGACATCGGCTGCGCGCACGGCTCTTCAAGGAGCATATCGAACTGTTCCTCGGCGGCACGTCCCTGATGAAGCTGCCGCGCGTCAGAGGCCAGCTCGGCCCCACCCAGCATGTCGTGAACTATCATCACGTCATTCATTCCCTGCGCCAGAAACCGGGGGCTTTGCCCAGACTCGGCTATCGCGATCAGCTCTTCCCCAGGGATGCCTATCGCAATCTCTACAATGCCACCATGGAGAGGCTGCCGGAACGCGATGCCTGCCGCCTGACGGTGGAACTGCTGAGCCTCGCCCATGAGCGCAATGTCGAGGCCGCACTCGCCCACGCCATCCAGGGCGAGCTCGATGCGGGAACCTTGCCGACGCTTGACGGCATGCGCGCCCGGTTCGCGCCGAACCCGGCCTGTGTCCCGCAGGTCAGCGTCAATCTGGGTAAACTGGTCGATTACGACAGGCTTATCGGCACCCGCGTGGAGGTCACGGCATGA
- the istB gene encoding IS21-like element helper ATPase IstB, which produces MLAHPTHERLIALGLAGMAKAFEEQRSSPDLAALTFEERIGIMADREAAERDTKRMTARLKFAALRQNACVEDIDLRIPRGIDRALLARLVAGDWISRHNNLAITGPCGVGKSWLACALGHKACRDGRSVSYQRVPRLFEAMALARGDGRHARMLKSLARVELLILDDWGISVLTQSQRIDLLEMLEDRNGRASTIVTSQVPVDQWHEVIGDDPTLADAILDRLVHNAHRINMTGESLRKIAGKQALDAD; this is translated from the coding sequence ATGCTCGCACATCCTACTCATGAACGCCTCATCGCCCTTGGCCTGGCCGGCATGGCCAAAGCCTTCGAGGAACAGAGAAGCTCGCCCGATCTTGCGGCCCTAACCTTCGAGGAGCGCATCGGCATCATGGCGGACAGGGAAGCGGCGGAACGCGACACCAAGCGCATGACCGCGCGTCTCAAATTTGCCGCCCTGCGGCAGAATGCCTGCGTCGAAGATATCGATCTGCGCATCCCACGCGGCATCGACCGCGCCCTTCTAGCCAGGCTTGTCGCCGGCGACTGGATCTCTCGGCACAATAATTTGGCAATCACAGGCCCATGCGGCGTGGGAAAATCGTGGCTTGCCTGTGCCCTGGGCCACAAAGCGTGCCGGGACGGGCGCTCCGTCTCCTACCAGCGTGTCCCGCGCCTGTTCGAGGCAATGGCGCTGGCTCGCGGCGACGGTCGCCATGCCCGCATGCTCAAGTCTCTCGCTCGCGTCGAGCTACTGATATTGGACGACTGGGGCATCTCGGTGCTCACTCAAAGCCAGCGCATCGATCTGCTGGAGATGCTTGAAGACCGCAACGGGCGGGCCTCCACCATCGTAACAAGCCAAGTGCCCGTCGATCAGTGGCACGAAGTCATCGGCGACGATCCCACCCTTGCCGACGCCATCCTCGACCGCCTCGTTCACAATGCTCACCGCATCAACATGACCGGCGAAAGCTTGAGGAAAATAGCTGGCAAGCAGGCGCTTGACGCCGACTAA
- the virB10 gene encoding type IV secretion system protein VirB10, protein MKETGPSGHDVDASGSLIFEPARRPVSGLQKLAVAGLVLISSLSLIWLGGRPGTKDEPPPPKPPIFPNTEPFRPAPIKVAPEPPAPVETAQVTDPAPAPTPLTPADPPPEQTPIFAYSGSSQQPDNGHLRDDARKDAPATEEEISIGSDLSSRMKADVQEPSRATLLPHPDLVITQGTIIPCILQTAIDTNLPGYVKCVLPKDVRGATNNVVLLDRGTTVIGEIQRGLQQGDARVFVLWTRIETPDHALVSIASPGADELGRSGMPGTVDNHFWQRFGGAMLMSVIQGAFQAAGQYAGGSGGGTGIDSFQSNGGQAVETTLRATVNIPPTLKKNQGDAVSIFVARDLDFSDVYDLRATVVAPSPKHRQHRRGNNAIGG, encoded by the coding sequence ATGAAGGAAACAGGCCCATCGGGACATGATGTGGATGCGTCCGGATCGTTGATCTTCGAGCCGGCCCGCCGGCCCGTTTCGGGACTGCAGAAGTTGGCCGTCGCTGGTCTTGTTCTGATATCATCTCTATCGCTCATCTGGCTTGGGGGACGTCCGGGCACAAAAGACGAACCACCACCGCCGAAACCGCCAATTTTCCCGAATACCGAGCCGTTCCGTCCCGCGCCAATTAAGGTTGCTCCCGAACCTCCGGCACCCGTAGAGACGGCGCAAGTGACAGATCCTGCGCCAGCGCCGACGCCACTGACACCAGCTGATCCGCCGCCCGAGCAAACACCAATTTTTGCTTACAGCGGCAGCAGTCAACAGCCCGACAACGGTCACTTGCGCGACGACGCGCGTAAGGATGCTCCTGCGACCGAGGAGGAGATTTCCATCGGGAGCGATCTTTCAAGTCGAATGAAGGCGGATGTTCAGGAGCCAAGCCGGGCTACACTTTTGCCGCACCCTGATCTCGTGATTACTCAAGGAACGATCATCCCTTGCATTTTGCAAACAGCAATCGACACAAATCTGCCGGGCTATGTGAAGTGCGTCTTACCAAAAGACGTCCGCGGCGCCACCAACAACGTGGTGCTTTTGGATCGCGGCACGACCGTGATTGGCGAGATCCAGCGTGGTCTCCAACAGGGGGACGCGCGTGTCTTCGTGCTATGGACTCGCATCGAAACACCTGACCACGCCCTCGTTTCGATAGCATCGCCGGGCGCTGACGAGCTCGGCCGCTCCGGAATGCCTGGCACGGTGGATAATCACTTCTGGCAACGCTTTGGCGGAGCAATGCTCATGAGCGTCATTCAAGGCGCGTTTCAGGCGGCGGGTCAATACGCTGGCGGCTCAGGCGGAGGAACAGGCATCGACAGCTTCCAGAGCAATGGCGGGCAAGCCGTCGAGACGACTCTTAGGGCAACGGTCAACATTCCGCCAACCTTGAAGAAAAACCAGGGAGATGCTGTATCCATCTTTGTGGCCCGGGACCTCGATTTCTCAGATGTATACGATCTTAGAGCGACTGTCGTAGCGCCATCCCCCAAACATCGCCAACATCGGAGAGGTAACAATGCGATCGGAGGCTGA
- a CDS encoding type IV secretion system protein VirB8: MKFPEHALLVERETLAAHYKKVEAFQTSRAKSARRLSKALIAFAAAAVLGNVAQAFTIAAMVPLAKLVPVFLWVRPDGTVDSEVSVSRLPATQDRAVINASLWEYVRLRESYTADTAQYAYDLVSSFSAPAVRQEYQDFFNYPNSTSPQVTVGKRGKLEVGHISSNDISPDVQQIRYQRTLIIDGQMPVVSSWTATIRYERLTGLPGQSRLTNPGGLLITSYQASEDSVSNLGQVQP; encoded by the coding sequence GTGAAGTTTCCCGAACATGCCCTTCTGGTGGAGAGAGAAACGCTAGCCGCCCACTACAAGAAGGTGGAAGCGTTTCAAACTTCACGAGCGAAGTCTGCGCGGCGCCTGTCAAAGGCCCTCATAGCCTTTGCAGCCGCGGCGGTCCTAGGAAACGTTGCGCAGGCCTTCACGATCGCTGCCATGGTCCCGTTGGCCAAGCTCGTGCCTGTGTTCCTTTGGGTACGGCCGGACGGGACCGTTGACAGCGAAGTGTCAGTCTCTCGACTGCCGGCAACCCAAGACCGGGCTGTCATAAACGCTTCGCTGTGGGAATATGTGCGCCTGCGCGAGAGCTACACAGCAGATACAGCCCAATACGCCTATGATCTGGTATCCAGTTTCAGCGCACCGGCTGTGCGACAGGAATATCAAGATTTCTTCAATTACCCGAATTCCACCTCGCCGCAAGTCACAGTCGGCAAGCGCGGCAAGCTCGAGGTCGGGCACATTTCCTCAAATGACATCAGTCCGGACGTTCAACAGATCCGCTACCAACGTACGCTTATTATTGACGGGCAGATGCCGGTGGTGAGCAGTTGGACAGCGACCATCCGCTACGAACGCTTGACAGGCCTGCCTGGCCAATCGAGGCTGACCAATCCGGGAGGTCTACTCATCACTTCCTATCAAGCCTCGGAAGATAGCGTGTCAAACCTGGGGCAAGTGCAGCCATGA
- a CDS encoding type IV secretion system lipoprotein VirB7: MKFCLILSILALSACKTTSGLATCAGAPFQLNVGQWETTPEDLQVECAEEPK, from the coding sequence ATGAAATTTTGCCTAATTTTATCAATCCTAGCTTTGTCCGCGTGCAAGACAACTAGTGGGCTTGCGACCTGCGCTGGTGCGCCATTCCAACTGAATGTGGGACAATGGGAAACCACCCCTGAGGATCTTCAGGTCGAATGTGCGGAAGAGCCCAAGTGA
- a CDS encoding type IV secretion system protein, with amino-acid sequence MTFKIAAPFTAIHTIFDQAFTLGLHRVLEKIQEAVSAPLVACVTLWIIIQGCLVMRGQVDARGGISRVIMVSIVVALILGQANYQQYIESVFDDTIPRLAHQISGSDLPFIGISQKLDIMFASTQYALQVIASEIGPMNGQDLLAFQGAQWIFYGALWTAFEIYDAVGILTKVLLAIGPLVLVGYLFDHTRDIATKWIGQLLSYGLLLLLLNIVATIVIAAEAASLTVMLVVIKTSGTTAAKIIGLYELDMLFLAGDALIVALPTIASSIAGGSWAGANQPPSSLTRHFAKTAGV; translated from the coding sequence ATGACTTTCAAAATTGCCGCGCCATTCACGGCTATACACACGATCTTTGATCAGGCCTTTACGTTGGGGCTGCACAGAGTGCTTGAAAAAATCCAAGAGGCGGTCAGCGCGCCTCTGGTTGCGTGTGTCACGCTTTGGATAATAATCCAAGGCTGTCTGGTCATGCGTGGTCAAGTCGATGCGCGCGGGGGTATCTCGCGCGTAATCATGGTATCGATTGTCGTTGCCCTTATCTTAGGGCAGGCCAACTACCAGCAGTACATTGAATCTGTCTTCGACGACACGATTCCAAGGCTCGCTCATCAGATCAGTGGCAGCGACTTGCCCTTCATCGGTATCTCCCAGAAGCTCGACATCATGTTTGCTTCAACTCAGTATGCCCTTCAGGTGATTGCATCCGAAATTGGGCCTATGAATGGCCAGGACTTACTTGCTTTCCAGGGAGCGCAATGGATTTTCTACGGCGCGCTGTGGACAGCGTTCGAGATCTATGATGCCGTCGGAATTCTGACGAAGGTGCTCTTGGCGATCGGCCCCCTGGTTCTTGTAGGCTACCTTTTTGATCACACTCGAGACATAGCTACCAAATGGATCGGCCAACTGCTCTCGTATGGGCTGCTGCTTCTCCTCCTCAACATCGTTGCAACGATAGTTATCGCTGCCGAAGCAGCCTCGCTGACAGTCATGCTTGTGGTGATCAAAACCTCGGGTACGACAGCAGCCAAGATCATCGGCCTTTACGAACTCGACATGCTTTTCCTAGCTGGCGACGCTCTGATCGTCGCGCTTCCGACGATCGCCAGCAGCATAGCCGGCGGCTCTTGGGCAGGTGCGAACCAACCGCCTAGCAGCCTCACTCGCCATTTTGCCAAAACGGCGGGTGTTTAA
- a CDS encoding type IV secretion system protein VirB5: protein MKFAKLAATTLAASLLLQGQARSQFIVSDPLTETQATATAVSTAAILENASATLANTINMVDMLTSSFAVVGLLGSLDQRNHYPSSNQLEKQMFDSQTPASNIARQIAQEPNRSVIGTDLEAGQLRTQIAGAANAAGIAAESLVMMDKRLQENARTLGQLSRSRNIMQATVTNGLVLKHIHDAIIQNAQATSLLTMATAQASLRAAEEAAMQRREHQKTASIFGILP, encoded by the coding sequence ATGAAATTTGCCAAGCTTGCAGCAACGACGCTTGCTGCTTCCCTTCTGCTTCAGGGACAGGCCAGGTCGCAGTTTATCGTCAGCGACCCCCTAACAGAAACACAAGCGACCGCGACCGCGGTTTCCACCGCAGCGATCCTTGAGAATGCAAGCGCGACACTCGCCAACACAATCAACATGGTGGATATGCTAACGTCGTCATTCGCTGTCGTGGGACTGTTAGGCTCACTTGACCAACGAAATCATTACCCGTCGAGCAATCAGCTAGAGAAGCAGATGTTTGACAGCCAGACGCCAGCTTCGAATATAGCGCGTCAGATTGCGCAGGAGCCAAATCGTAGCGTCATAGGCACCGACCTGGAGGCGGGACAGTTGCGGACTCAGATCGCCGGCGCTGCCAATGCTGCAGGTATTGCAGCTGAGAGTCTGGTTATGATGGACAAGCGCCTTCAGGAGAACGCCCGCACTCTTGGCCAACTTTCCCGCTCGCGAAATATTATGCAGGCCACCGTCACCAACGGTCTGGTTCTCAAGCACATTCATGATGCGATTATCCAAAATGCCCAGGCCACGAGCCTGCTGACGATGGCCACTGCACAAGCGAGCCTTCGCGCCGCAGAGGAGGCCGCGATGCAGCGTCGCGAACACCAGAAGACCGCTAGCATCTTTGGCATCCTCCCGTAA
- a CDS encoding VirB4 family type IV secretion/conjugal transfer ATPase has translation MFGASGRTERSGEIYLPYVGHISDQVVLLEDGSIMAMAHVNGLPFDLEDADMRNARCRAFNTLLRNIADDNVSIYAHLVRHNDVPASAPRQFQSAFAGSLSEAYERHVLSGKLFRNDHFLTVIVFPRSAISKIGLRISKSPRRNDNDLATQMRSLEDLWHIIAGALGGYGLRRLGIREKGNVLFTEIGEALRLIMTCRFLPVPMVTGSLGASIYTDQVICGKRSLEIRRPGDSSVGSLFSFREYPATTRPGMLNSLLSANFPLVLSQSFSFLTRPQAHAKLSLKSSQMTSAGDKALTQINELAEAEDALASNKFVMGSHHLSLCVYADSLNSLGDRAANARARLADTGAVIVQEGIGMEAAYWSQLPGNNRWRTRPGAITSYNFAGLVSFENFPSGSSSGHWGNAVARFRTNGGTSFDYIPHENDVGMTAIFGPVGKGKTTLMTFVLAMLEQSLVDRNGAIVFFDKDRGGELLVRATGGTYLALRRGAPSGLAPLRGLDNTSASLDFLREWLMALIESDGRGPISPEESRRLERGIVRQLSFEPVMRSLAGLREFLLHSPSEGAGARLQRWCRGNALGWAFDGDVDEVRLDASITGFDMTQLLEYEEICAPAAAYLLHRVGAVVDGRRFVMSCDEFRFYLLNPQFSAVIDKFLLTVRKNNGMLILATQQPEHVLESPLGASLVAQCMTKIFYPSPTADRSAYVDGLKCTAQEFETIRQGMAIGSRKFLLKRDSGSIVCEFDLGQMREYVAVLSGRANTVRFADQLREQYGDAPGGWLDKFMARYHEVQD, from the coding sequence ATGTTTGGCGCTAGCGGCCGGACTGAGAGATCTGGCGAGATCTATCTTCCGTATGTTGGTCATATAAGCGATCAGGTTGTCCTTCTGGAAGACGGATCGATCATGGCCATGGCACACGTGAATGGTCTGCCCTTTGATTTGGAAGACGCTGACATGCGCAACGCGCGCTGCCGCGCGTTCAACACTCTCCTGCGCAACATCGCCGATGACAATGTCTCGATATACGCTCATCTTGTGCGACACAATGATGTGCCAGCGTCGGCGCCGCGCCAGTTTCAAAGTGCATTCGCTGGCAGTCTGAGCGAAGCCTACGAGCGACATGTGCTGTCGGGAAAGCTCTTTCGCAACGATCACTTCCTCACTGTCATCGTGTTCCCTCGCAGCGCAATCAGCAAGATCGGCTTGCGGATTTCCAAGTCCCCCAGACGGAATGACAACGATCTAGCCACCCAAATGCGAAGCCTAGAAGACCTCTGGCACATCATTGCTGGCGCACTCGGCGGTTACGGTCTGCGCCGGTTGGGTATTCGTGAGAAAGGCAACGTGCTCTTCACCGAAATTGGTGAGGCGCTTCGGCTGATAATGACTTGCCGATTTCTTCCGGTTCCAATGGTTACCGGTTCACTTGGCGCCTCGATCTACACTGACCAGGTCATCTGCGGGAAGCGGTCGCTTGAGATTCGAAGACCCGGCGATAGCTCCGTGGGATCATTGTTTTCGTTTCGTGAATATCCGGCGACGACGCGGCCAGGCATGCTAAATTCCCTGTTGTCCGCCAACTTCCCGCTTGTCCTCAGCCAGAGCTTTTCCTTTCTCACTCGCCCCCAGGCCCATGCGAAGCTTAGCCTTAAGTCCAGCCAGATGACGAGTGCCGGCGACAAGGCCCTGACCCAGATCAATGAACTTGCCGAGGCAGAGGACGCACTGGCAAGCAACAAATTCGTGATGGGTTCGCATCATTTGAGCCTGTGCGTCTACGCCGACAGCCTCAATAGCCTTGGAGATCGCGCAGCAAATGCCCGCGCACGGCTGGCCGACACGGGCGCCGTGATCGTCCAAGAGGGTATCGGCATGGAGGCCGCGTACTGGTCCCAACTTCCGGGGAACAACAGGTGGCGCACGCGCCCCGGCGCCATCACCTCGTACAATTTTGCCGGGCTCGTCTCATTTGAGAATTTCCCAAGCGGTTCCAGTTCCGGCCACTGGGGCAATGCTGTTGCGCGCTTTCGCACAAACGGTGGAACTTCCTTCGACTACATCCCCCACGAGAATGATGTCGGCATGACGGCAATATTCGGGCCTGTTGGCAAAGGTAAAACGACGCTGATGACCTTTGTCCTCGCCATGCTTGAGCAAAGCCTGGTCGATCGCAATGGTGCGATCGTCTTCTTCGACAAGGACCGGGGTGGTGAACTGCTAGTGCGAGCCACGGGAGGAACATATCTTGCGTTGCGCAGAGGCGCTCCGAGTGGCTTGGCCCCTCTGCGTGGTCTGGACAACACCTCCGCCTCGCTGGACTTTCTGCGCGAGTGGTTGATGGCCCTGATCGAGAGTGATGGCCGTGGTCCGATCTCGCCGGAGGAAAGCCGTCGGTTGGAACGCGGCATTGTTCGTCAGCTATCGTTCGAACCCGTCATGCGCTCACTTGCAGGCCTACGCGAATTCCTGCTGCACAGCCCCTCCGAGGGCGCAGGAGCACGGCTGCAGCGGTGGTGTAGAGGGAACGCTCTTGGATGGGCCTTTGACGGCGATGTGGACGAAGTAAGGCTGGATGCCTCCATTACGGGCTTCGACATGACGCAGCTCCTGGAATATGAGGAGATCTGTGCGCCGGCCGCCGCATATCTTCTGCATCGAGTGGGCGCTGTTGTCGATGGCCGTCGATTCGTCATGAGCTGCGACGAATTTCGCTTCTACCTACTCAACCCCCAATTCTCGGCTGTTATCGACAAGTTCTTGCTCACCGTCCGCAAAAACAACGGGATGTTGATACTCGCAACGCAGCAGCCTGAGCACGTCCTGGAGTCGCCTCTCGGAGCTAGTCTCGTTGCACAATGTATGACGAAAATATTCTACCCATCTCCGACGGCCGACCGATCCGCGTATGTCGATGGCTTGAAGTGCACTGCGCAGGAGTTCGAGACAATCCGTCAGGGAATGGCAATCGGCAGCCGCAAATTTTTGCTCAAGCGCGATAGCGGGAGTATTGTTTGCGAATTCGATCTTGGGCAGATGCGCGAGTATGTAGCCGTACTCTCGGGGCGGGCCAACACCGTGCGCTTTGCCGACCAGCTGCGTGAGCAGTACGGAGATGCCCCAGGTGGGTGGCTCGACAAGTTCATGGCCCGTTACCATGAAGTTCAAGACTGA
- a CDS encoding type IV secretion system protein VirB3, which produces MSDRLEVSTLYVAATRPALFLGVPLTLAGLLMMLAGLIIIILQNPLYEIMLVPLWFGARLVVERDYNAASVALLYLQTAGRSVDGPFWGGASVSANPIRVPKRGRGMV; this is translated from the coding sequence ATGAGCGACCGGTTGGAGGTAAGCACCCTTTATGTGGCAGCGACACGCCCTGCACTCTTTCTGGGTGTGCCGCTGACGCTGGCCGGATTGCTCATGATGTTGGCTGGGCTCATTATCATTATCCTTCAGAACCCACTTTACGAAATCATGCTCGTGCCACTCTGGTTCGGAGCACGGCTGGTTGTTGAGCGTGATTATAACGCCGCAAGCGTCGCGCTACTCTATTTGCAGACGGCTGGCAGAAGCGTGGACGGGCCGTTCTGGGGTGGCGCGAGCGTCAGCGCTAATCCGATCAGAGTGCCGAAACGCGGAAGAGGAATGGTGTAA
- the virB2 gene encoding pilin major subunit VirB2 — protein MKTLQTFRMLVRHVPSPRAMLRMAAEYIPAAAAGAAWTVLSSAPAAAQVTGGTDPAKMVENICTFILGPFGQSLAVLGLVAIGISWMFGRASLGLVAGVVGGIVIMFGASFLGKALIGAG, from the coding sequence ATGAAGACACTCCAGACATTTCGTATGCTTGTAAGGCATGTTCCTTCGCCTCGTGCCATGCTGCGGATGGCGGCTGAATATATACCGGCCGCTGCTGCAGGCGCGGCGTGGACGGTCTTGTCCAGCGCGCCAGCCGCAGCTCAGGTAACTGGGGGGACGGATCCTGCCAAGATGGTCGAGAATATCTGCACGTTCATACTTGGCCCCTTCGGACAATCACTGGCCGTGCTCGGACTAGTAGCCATCGGTATCTCTTGGATGTTCGGTCGTGCTTCACTTGGCCTGGTTGCCGGTGTCGTTGGAGGGATCGTCATCATGTTCGGGGCCAGCTTCTTGGGCAAGGCGCTTATCGGCGCGGGCTGA
- a CDS encoding type IV secretion system lytic transglycosylase VirB1 — translation MFIAAWPLALILLTSMSLPGEPAPLSLREFDRLSRTCAPWVASSTLAAIATIESGFDPLVAHDNTTGEQLRWTDHLQATRGVKDRLEAHHSVDVGLMQINSKNFSILNLTPEKALQPCTSLSAAAQLLESRYAGGMTAVAQQLALRRAISAYNTGDVTRGFANGYVRKVESAAKDVSMLRRLAPAARGMRKLETAGPKTVPPLLEQSQQTNEKQPTQDSWDVWGSYQRNRSGADPSASPGSQDAQGREPSNPNKRIFD, via the coding sequence ATGTTTATAGCGGCTTGGCCCCTGGCCCTTATCTTGTTGACCTCCATGTCCCTCCCGGGCGAGCCTGCGCCCCTTTCCCTGCGTGAGTTCGACCGCCTATCGCGCACATGCGCTCCCTGGGTTGCGTCGTCCACGCTCGCCGCGATTGCCACAATTGAAAGTGGCTTTGATCCGCTTGTGGCACATGACAATACCACAGGTGAGCAGCTTCGCTGGACAGATCATCTGCAAGCTACGCGTGGCGTCAAGGACCGCCTCGAAGCACACCATTCCGTTGACGTTGGATTGATGCAGATAAACAGCAAGAATTTTTCTATTCTCAATCTCACGCCGGAAAAGGCCTTGCAGCCCTGCACATCGCTTTCGGCTGCCGCCCAGTTGCTTGAAAGCCGGTATGCCGGCGGCATGACTGCTGTGGCACAGCAACTCGCGCTTCGCCGTGCCATCTCGGCCTACAACACCGGCGACGTCACCCGCGGCTTCGCCAACGGTTATGTGCGAAAGGTCGAGTCAGCCGCAAAGGATGTCTCAATGCTCCGAAGGCTGGCGCCGGCTGCTCGAGGCATGCGAAAACTTGAGACAGCTGGTCCGAAAACGGTGCCCCCTCTGCTCGAACAGAGCCAACAGACCAATGAAAAGCAGCCCACACAAGATTCGTGGGACGTCTGGGGCTCCTATCAGCGAAACCGCTCAGGGGCAGATCCATCCGCTTCGCCAGGCAGCCAAGATGCGCAAGGGCGGGAACCCTCAAACCCAAATAAACGCATATTCGATTGA
- a CDS encoding response regulator, with product MKHVLVIDDDAAMRRLIANYLTMHALKVTAVNDSKQFNQVLSQDPVDLVIVDLNLGREDGLAIVRNLAAKSDIPIIVISGDRLDEAEKVVALELGATDFICKPFGLREFLARIRVALRQRIPSPRKKDQRLFHFGTWKLSVKQRRLVCQERGEVKLTACEFNLLIAFLENPRNVLSRERLLLASRVRGEEVYDRSIDVLILRLRRKLEADATNPHLVKTSRGAGYFFNADVDISYGGTLAA from the coding sequence TTGAAACATGTTCTTGTCATCGATGATGATGCCGCAATGCGGCGCCTCATCGCCAATTATCTCACGATGCATGCCTTGAAGGTAACCGCAGTTAACGATAGCAAGCAGTTTAACCAGGTTCTTTCACAGGACCCAGTCGATCTGGTGATTGTTGACCTCAACCTAGGCCGGGAGGATGGACTTGCGATCGTCCGCAATCTGGCGGCAAAATCGGACATTCCCATCATAGTGATCAGTGGCGACCGGCTTGATGAGGCGGAGAAAGTGGTTGCACTGGAGCTCGGCGCAACCGATTTCATTTGCAAACCTTTCGGGCTGCGCGAATTCTTGGCCCGCATTAGAGTAGCGCTACGCCAGCGCATTCCTAGTCCGCGAAAAAAAGATCAGCGCTTATTTCACTTTGGGACCTGGAAACTCAGCGTCAAGCAGCGGCGGCTGGTCTGTCAGGAGCGTGGCGAGGTCAAGCTTACCGCATGTGAGTTCAATCTCTTAATCGCGTTCCTGGAGAACCCACGCAACGTGTTATCCAGAGAACGGCTTTTGCTCGCGAGCCGTGTGCGTGGAGAAGAGGTCTATGATCGAAGTATCGATGTCCTGATCTTGCGCTTGCGCCGAAAGCTGGAGGCCGATGCGACCAATCCTCACTTGGTCAAAACATCCCGTGGTGCAGGGTACTTCTTCAATGCTGACGTAGATATTAGCTACGGAGGCACGTTGGCCGCTTGA